GTCCCCGGGTTGACGCATCAGGGCCCCAGGCCCGGCGGGCCGCCTCCAGCAGGTTCCCGGTGCCCACCACATTGGTGCGGACAAAGACCCCGGGATCCAGGATGGAGCGGTCCACGTGGGTTTCGGCGGCAAAATGGACCACCAGGTCGGGATCGTGGCGGCGAAAGATTTGGCTCACCGCCTCCCAATCGGCCACGTCTCCCTGGATGAAGGCATAGCGCGGGTCACCGGCCAGGTCGTCCAGGTTATCCGGATTGCCGGCATAGGTCAGGAGGTCGAAGTTGATGAGGTGCCACTGGGGACGCGCACGCCGCAGAAAATGCAAAAAATTGGCGCCGATGAAGCCTGCCCCCCCAGTCACTAACACCGTGGTCACGCGCTCCTCCCCTGCTGCCTGGTCAGGGTGCCCCGCCTCGGGGGTTTCCCGGCCGGGACCTTCTCCCCACCGGGAATTTATACTCTTTTATTCCACTTCTCGGTCAAAAATCCCCGCCAGCCTTCCATCTCTTTAACGACATTCAGGCTGTAAACTTTAACCCGGTTGTGATCTCTTAGACCAAGAAAGTTACCGTTTGGTTTGCAGAGCTGGGGCAGGAAGGTGTTGGGCTATTGCCCCTGCAGGCCACGTTCACGGGGATCCCCCCGTTACCCCCGCTACGGCCTGTCTGGGGAGCTTTCCGGATGAGACTCGCATCCCAATATCTTATATACCCATTTCCCCATCCAGGCAAGGAAAAAATCCCACGGTCAGCCCCCCAGGATGTAGCGGTAGACGGACTGCACCAGGGGATGGAGGTGGGGGCTGAGGACCCCTCCGGGAGTGAGGCGGTCCAGCAGGGCCAAGCCCAAAAGGGCGAAGGGGCCGAGGCGGGAGAGCACCCCGGCGGCTGGCGGCGGCAGGAGCCGGATCAGCACCTCCCCCGCGGCCAGGGGCGGCAGCGGCAGGATGTTATAGACCGCCATGGTGACGTTCACCCCCACCACCATCTCAAACACCAGAGGCGTGGCCCCGAACCAGCGCATCAGCGCCACCAGGCTGGCGGCGATATTGGCCAGGAGCAGATTGGCCACCGGGCCCGCAGCCCGGGCCAGCACGGTATAGAGAAAGGGCCGGGAAAATCTGCTGGCGTCCAGGTCTAGGGGCTTGGCCCAGCCAAACCCCGCCACCAGGAAGCACAGCGTCCCCAACACGTCCAGGTGCAGAAAGGCGATGTAGTGGTGGCGGTCCTTGGCGCCCAGGCGGCGGTCCCCCAGGAGGGCCCCCACCATGGCCTGGGCTTCGGCGTTGACCAGCACCGCAAACAAGATGGCCAGCACAAAGGAGATGACCGCATCCAGCGCCAGAGTGGCAGGATCCAGAAAGTAGGGGACCGGCCAGGACTTATACGGAGGCATGCGTGCGTCTGTGGGTGCACAAACAAGGAGGCAGAGCCCGTGGGCCCTGCCTCCCGGTGGGCGGCCCCGCCCGACTCAGGGCAGGGCCGGAGGGTCAACCTACTCCTTGGCGTGCATGGGCCGCTTGGTGACCCAGCTGATGATCACCGCGATGATGAGCACCAGACCGGAGAGATAAAAGGCGTAATCGAAAGTGCCGTAAATATCCCGGATGGTGCCGGCGACCCGGGCCATGAAGAAACCGAGACCCCAGCCGATGAACACCAGGCCGTAGTTCATGCCCAGGTTCTTGGGCCCGAAGAAGTCCGCCGTGAAGGAGGGCATCAGGGCCAAGCCGCCGCCATACTGCCAGTACGCCACCCCCAGGGACAGGAACAGCAGGAAGACGTTGCCCGAGGCGATGATGAACGGGGTCAGGAACAGGAACAGGGCGGAGACAATGCAGTTCAAGGCATAGGCGTTGGAGCGGCCGATCTTGTCGGAATAGAGCCCGGTGCCCACCCGGCCCAGGGCGTTCACCGCGCCGCCGAAGGAGGGGAGCAACCACGCCATGGCCGCCACCGAGGGGTTAGCCTTGGCGGTCTCCGCCATCAGTTTGGCGGCGTTAGCGATGACCATCAGGCCCGACTGGGTGGTGCCGATGAACATGAGCACCAGGGCGTAGAACTGCCAGGTGCCGATGATCTCCGAGGGCGACCAGTCAATGGCAGTGCCCACCGGAGCGGCCGGCGGCGCGCCCGCCTTCACCGGCGGAGCCGGCGGCACATAGCCGGGTTCAGGCCACGCCAGGAGCGACCCGGCGATGATCACCACGATGGCGAAAAAGATGCCCAACCACACAAAGCTGTAGGTGATACCGTTTTGGATGAGATAGTTGGCCAGCGGCGAGATATAAAGTGCGGCGCCGCCATAGCCGCCCACCACCAGGCCGGCGATGAGACCACGCTTATGGGGGCCGAACCACTTGAGGGCCGCCGGAGTGGGAGCGGCGTAGCCGATGCCCATGCCGATGCCGCCCAGGATACCGAAGCCGATGATCAGACCGGCATAGCTTTTGGCCAGACCGGAGATGATGCAGCCGGCCGCCAGGAAGAGACCGCCGGTGATGGCCCCCACTTTGGGTCCGAATTTATCCTGGATGCGGCCACCGGGAATCATGAATAAGGCGAAAACGAGTACGCAGATAGAAAAAGGCATGGAGGCCTGGGCGTTGCTGAGATAGACCCAGCCCTCGTTGATGCCGGTCATGGGCTGACCGACCATTTTCTCGTTGATCAGGGCCTTGGCCCAGACGCTCCAGGCGTAAAGAATACCCAGACACAGGTTAACCGCAGTTCCGGCAAAGGTAACCACCCACGCCTTGGCAGGGACTTTGTCCGCCATGTAACCCTCCTCATTGTCTAAGGACTGAGTGCCAAAAAGCCCACACAACCATCGCTATATCTGAGCGCCAATGTTCCCCCGGCCTCACCGGCCTTGTGTCACCTCCTTTCTGGGGGGCGGGCTTTCCTCGGAAGGGTGGTACTCCAATTCCATATTAGCGGAGGAAAAATTTTCCTGGCAAGAGAAATTGACGGCCGGCTGCGATTTGCCTGTCCTGATTTCGACCCTTAATGTTTTGTTTCAGACTGGCTAAGCCAGCTCCCCAAAGGCCTGCACCGTGGCCTTTAGGTCCGCCTCGGTATGAGCCAGAGAAACAAACCAAGCCTCAAACTGGGAGGGCGGCAGATACACCCCTTTCTTAAGCATCCCCTGGAAAAAGTGTCGGAAGGCGGCCAGGTCAGACTTCTGGGCCTCGGTGAGGGAACGCACCGGACCGGGGGTGAAAAAGACCGTGAGCATGGAGCCCACCCGCTGCACGCAAAGCGGCAGGCCCTTTGCCCGGATCGTCTCCTTCAGGCCCATCTCCAGCTTGCCTCCCAGGGCCTCCAGGCGCTCATAAACCCCCGGCTCCTGCAGCGTCCGCAAAGTGGCCAGCCCGGCGGCCACCGCCACCGGGTTGCCGGAGAGGGTCCCCGCCTGATAGACCGGCCCCAGCGGCGCCAGCTGCTCCATGAGCTCCCGGCGGCCGCCGTAGGCCCCCACCGGCAGGCCCCCGCCGATGATCTTCCCCAGGCAGGTGAGGTCGGGGGTGACGCCATACAGCGCCTGGGCCCCGCCCCAGGCCACCCGAAAGCCGGTGATGACCTCGTCAAAGATGAGGAGGGCCCCTTCCCGGCGGGTGAGCTCCCTCAAACCGGGTAGGAAACCGGGTTCCGGCGGCACCACCCCCATATTCCCGGCCACCGGCTCCACGATGACCGCGGCAATTTCGCCGGGGTAGCGCTCGAAGGCCTGGCGCACCGCCTCCAGATCGTTATACGGCAGCGACAGGGTGAGCTCGGCAATGGCCGGGGGCACTCCGGGGCTGCCGGGGATGCCCTGGGTGAGCACGCCGCTGCCTGCGGCCACCAGAAAGGAGTCGGCATGGCCGTGGTAGCAGCCGTCGAACTTGATCACCCGGGGCCGGCCGGTGACCCCCCGGGCCAGCCGGAGGGCGCTCATGCAGGCCTCGGTGCCGGAGCTCACCAGGCGCACCATCTCGAGAGAAGGCACCGCCTGGCACA
The DNA window shown above is from Desulfobaccales bacterium and carries:
- a CDS encoding OFA family MFS transporter; this encodes MADKVPAKAWVVTFAGTAVNLCLGILYAWSVWAKALINEKMVGQPMTGINEGWVYLSNAQASMPFSICVLVFALFMIPGGRIQDKFGPKVGAITGGLFLAAGCIISGLAKSYAGLIIGFGILGGIGMGIGYAAPTPAALKWFGPHKRGLIAGLVVGGYGGAALYISPLANYLIQNGITYSFVWLGIFFAIVVIIAGSLLAWPEPGYVPPAPPVKAGAPPAAPVGTAIDWSPSEIIGTWQFYALVLMFIGTTQSGLMVIANAAKLMAETAKANPSVAAMAWLLPSFGGAVNALGRVGTGLYSDKIGRSNAYALNCIVSALFLFLTPFIIASGNVFLLFLSLGVAYWQYGGGLALMPSFTADFFGPKNLGMNYGLVFIGWGLGFFMARVAGTIRDIYGTFDYAFYLSGLVLIIAVIISWVTKRPMHAKE
- the hemL gene encoding glutamate-1-semialdehyde 2,1-aminomutase, translated to MADDSQSARLFQAALKLMPGGVNSPVRAWGAVGGSPRILARGEGARVWDVDGHSYLDYVGSWGPLILGHAHPKVVAAITAAAARGTSFGAPTPGEVELAELLCQAVPSLEMVRLVSSGTEACMSALRLARGVTGRPRVIKFDGCYHGHADSFLVAAGSGVLTQGIPGSPGVPPAIAELTLSLPYNDLEAVRQAFERYPGEIAAVIVEPVAGNMGVVPPEPGFLPGLRELTRREGALLIFDEVITGFRVAWGGAQALYGVTPDLTCLGKIIGGGLPVGAYGGRRELMEQLAPLGPVYQAGTLSGNPVAVAAGLATLRTLQEPGVYERLEALGGKLEMGLKETIRAKGLPLCVQRVGSMLTVFFTPGPVRSLTEAQKSDLAAFRHFFQGMLKKGVYLPPSQFEAWFVSLAHTEADLKATVQAFGELA